A genomic region of Pseudopipra pipra isolate bDixPip1 chromosome W, bDixPip1.hap1, whole genome shotgun sequence contains the following coding sequences:
- the LOC135404893 gene encoding uncharacterized protein LOC135404893, producing the protein MAPAVPLCRAGPPRPRPWATRRGLALARLPARRLWRCWALLWGWLWDGLGLAAPWLRLARARRLPGPAGAAGAAAAAASSAASPARAPPLASPAAGSEPPLPAAAGEARPGPLEGRSGAVPGPGPNADGHVSPAPKAKEPLHERYRLHSLLGSGGFGRQEEEEEEEKEEEEEEEEEEEEEGGTGGELNPPFPSASSGASGRKRGGTGGDEPRPGRVEAAGTPGGRVAVGSVGDGEHPGLAEGEQADRHGISPTDDPVVPPQPDGTRAPLEIVLLDKVSNGFPGVIQLLEWFELPNGFLLVMEHPEPSQDLSRLLRAWGFLPEEMAWGLFRQVLQAVRHCTSCGVLHRDIKPQNILLHLATGEAKLLDFGCGTFLKDTVYTQFAGTLSYSPPEWIYLKRYHGEEATIWSLGILLYQMVCGKHPFRKGPNTIWAQLPFPARVSPGGYQSLWHGGNNGVGRGQRAHEDAALEAVCVPWVAGGGGLCPAILLSSKRENRWRSLGTALSTASTAWARGQWDRGDRILLQLTGHFPPRLPAPYQVVFVHPPLGQASTGRPVVPSLGAGHSPALEDGRDPRAPFDPGAWQTAGPSAER; encoded by the exons ATGGCCCCGGCCGTTCCCCtgtgccgggcggggccgccccgtcccCGGCCCTGGGCGACCCGGCGCGGTCTCGCCCTCGCCCGGCTCCCGGCGCGCCGGCTGTGGCGCTGCTGGGcgctcctgtggggctggctgtgggacgggctCGGCCTCGCCGCCCCTTGGCTCCGCCTGGCTCGAGCCCGGCgcctgccggggccggcgggggccgcgggcgccgcggccgctgccgcctcctcgGCGGCTTCCCCGGCCAGAGCTCCGCCGCTCGCCAGCCCGGCCGCCGGCAgcgagccgccgctgcccgctgcGGCTGGGgaagcccggcccgggccgcttGAGGGGCGCtcgggggccgtgccgggccccggccCCAACGCTGACGGCCACGTCTCGCCCGCACCGAAGGCCAAGGAGCCGCTGCACGAGCGCTACCGGCTGCATTCGCTGCTGGGCAGCGGCGGCTTCGGCCGC caggaggaggaggaggaggaggagaaggaggaggaggaggaggaggaggaggaggaggaggaggagggcgggacgggcggcgagCTCAACCCGCCCTTCCCCTCGGCTT CGAGCGGGGCCAGCGGCAGaaagcggggcgggacgggcggggacGAGCCGAGGCCCGGCAGGGTGGAAGCCGCCGGGACACCTGGAGGGAGAGTGGCCGTGGGCTCGGTGGGGGACGGGGAGCATCCAGGGCTGGCCGAGGGGGAGCAGGCAGACAGGCACGGCATCAGCCCCACTGACGACCCCGTGGTCCCCCCGCAGCCTGACGGCACCCGGGCCCCCCTGGAGATCGTGCTGCTGGACAAGGTGTCCAATGGCTTCCCTGGGGTCatccagctcctggagtggTTCGAGCTCCCCAACGGGTTCCTGTTGGTGATGGAGCATCCGGAGCCGTCTCAGGACCTCTCTCGCTTACTGAGGGCGTGGGGGTTCCTGCCGGAGGAGATGGCGTGGGGGCTGTTCCGCCAGGTGCTGCAGGCCGTGCGGCACTGCACCAGCTGCGGCGTCCTGCACCGGGACATCAAGCCCCAGAACATCCTCCTCCACCTGGCCACCGGCGAGGCCAAGCTCCTCGACTTTGGATGTGGCACCTTCCTTAAGGACACGGTCTACACCCAGTTTGCAG GAACACTGTCATACAGCCCGCCAGAGTGGATCTACCTCAAGCGCTACCACGGCGAGGAGGCGACCATCTggtccctgggcatcctgctctACCAGATGGTCTGCGGGAAGCACCCTTTCCGCAAAGGCCCCAACACCATCTGGGCCCAGCTCCCGTTCCCAGCACGGGTCTCTCCAGGTGGATACCAATCTTTGTGGCACGGGGGGAATAACGGTGTTGGGAGAGGGCAGCGGGCTCACGAGGACGCCGCTCTTGAAGCTGTTTGTGTCCCAtgggtggctggaggaggtggcctgtgtcctgccatcctgctctcctccaaaagGGAGAATCGATGGAGAAGtttgggcacagctctgagcacagccagcacagcctgggcacgtggacagtgggacagaggggacaggatcCTTCTCCAACTGACCGGCCATTTTCcccccaggctgccagcaccTTATCAGGTGGTGTTTGTCCATCCGCCCCTCGGACAGGCCAGCACTGGAAGACCTGTTGTGCCATCCTTGGGTGCAGGGCATTCCCCTGCCCTAGAAGACGGGAGAGATCCACGTGCTCCCTTTGATCCCGGGGCCTGGCAG ACAGCTGGGCCCTCGGCAGAACGCTGA